A single genomic interval of Noviherbaspirillum cavernae harbors:
- a CDS encoding ABC transporter ATP-binding protein, with the protein MAALQIVNVEKRYKSLQALGGVSLSIEEGEFFGLLGPNGAGKTTLISIIAGLTQANAGSVSIHGYDVVRDYRAARGRLGVVPQELVFDPFFTVRETLCMQSGYFGLKNNDQWIDEVMANLDLTNKADVNMRALSGGMKRRVLVAQALVHKPPVIVLDEPTAGVDVELRQTLWKFISRLNREGHTIVLTTHYLEEAEALCNRIAMLKAGKVVALDSTSNLVKRISNSQLIVRLARGALPDALKPLVSHPDELVSGNKYTLRINAYNDVEPILAALRESGAVIDDMQLQQADLEDVFIQIMEGEK; encoded by the coding sequence ATGGCTGCTTTGCAAATCGTCAATGTTGAAAAACGCTACAAGTCGCTGCAAGCGCTTGGCGGCGTGTCGCTGTCTATTGAGGAAGGCGAGTTTTTCGGACTGCTCGGCCCGAACGGTGCCGGCAAGACCACGCTCATTTCGATCATTGCCGGCTTGACACAGGCCAATGCGGGCAGCGTCTCAATCCATGGCTACGATGTCGTGCGCGACTACCGTGCAGCGCGCGGGCGTCTGGGAGTGGTGCCGCAGGAACTCGTCTTCGACCCTTTCTTCACCGTGCGCGAAACACTGTGCATGCAGTCCGGCTATTTCGGCCTGAAGAACAACGACCAATGGATCGACGAGGTGATGGCCAACCTGGACCTCACCAACAAGGCGGACGTCAACATGCGCGCATTGTCCGGCGGCATGAAGCGCCGCGTGCTGGTGGCGCAGGCCCTGGTGCACAAGCCGCCGGTCATCGTGTTGGACGAGCCGACCGCCGGCGTCGATGTCGAATTGCGCCAGACGTTGTGGAAGTTCATCTCGCGCCTCAATCGCGAGGGTCACACCATTGTGCTGACCACGCACTACCTGGAAGAAGCGGAAGCCTTGTGCAACCGCATCGCGATGTTGAAAGCGGGCAAGGTCGTGGCACTTGACTCGACCTCCAACCTGGTCAAGCGCATTTCCAATTCGCAGCTGATCGTGCGGCTGGCGCGCGGCGCGCTGCCGGACGCGCTCAAGCCGCTGGTGTCGCACCCGGACGAACTGGTGTCCGGCAACAAGTACACGCTGCGCATCAATGCGTACAACGACGTCGAGCCTATCCTCGCCGCCCTGCGCGAATCCGGCGCGGTGATCGACGACATGCAGTTGCAGCAGGCCGATCTGGAAGACGTCTTCATCCAGATCATGGAAGGTGAAAAATGA
- a CDS encoding MlaC/ttg2D family ABC transporter substrate-binding protein, whose product MKLFNKLFAIIGLSLATLMCAAGQAAAQEAPDVLVKRISQEVLDAARSDRDIQAGNQKRVLELVETKILPHVDFQRMTALASGRFWREATPEQQKQLTNEFRALLVYTYSGAISQIRDQKLEYKPMRSDPADLDVEVRSQVVQSRGGDPIQLNYRLAKTPTGWKIYDVNVLGAWLVETYKGNFATEISKGGIDGLIKTLTEKNKKLAASAAKTAKAS is encoded by the coding sequence ATGAAACTCTTCAATAAATTGTTTGCAATCATCGGTTTATCGCTCGCCACGTTGATGTGTGCGGCGGGGCAGGCCGCTGCCCAGGAAGCGCCGGATGTGCTGGTCAAGCGCATCAGTCAGGAGGTGCTGGACGCGGCCAGGAGCGACAGGGACATTCAGGCCGGCAACCAGAAGCGCGTGCTGGAACTAGTCGAGACGAAAATCCTGCCGCACGTTGATTTCCAGCGCATGACCGCCTTGGCATCCGGCCGCTTCTGGCGTGAAGCAACGCCCGAGCAGCAAAAGCAGCTCACGAATGAATTCCGGGCACTGCTGGTCTACACCTATTCCGGTGCCATCTCGCAGATCCGGGACCAGAAACTGGAATACAAGCCGATGCGTAGCGATCCGGCGGATCTGGACGTGGAAGTCCGTTCGCAGGTGGTGCAGTCGCGCGGCGGGGATCCGATTCAGCTCAACTACCGCCTCGCAAAAACGCCCACCGGCTGGAAGATCTATGACGTCAACGTGCTCGGCGCATGGCTGGTCGAAACATACAAAGGCAATTTCGCCACTGAAATCAGCAAGGGCGGCATCGACGGCCTGATCAAGACGTTGACCGAAAAGAACAAGAAGCTCGCCGCCAGCGCCGCCAAAACCGCAAAAGCGTCGTGA
- the mlaE gene encoding lipid asymmetry maintenance ABC transporter permease subunit MlaE, translating into MIADAVSTLGRWVREFIVNVGFATRTFFAMLAASVGLLRRPRLITDQIHFIGNYSLVIIAVSGLFVGFVLGLQGYYTLNKYGSEQALGLLVALSLTRELGPVVTALLFAGRAGTSLTAEIGLMKAGEQLSAMEMMAINPLQRVVAPRFWAGVVAMPILATIFSAVGIFGGYVVGVQLIGVDEGAFWSQMQAGVDVWKDVANGVLKSIVFGFAVTFIALYQGYEASPTPEGVARATTRTVVIASLSVLWLDFLLTALMFN; encoded by the coding sequence ATGATTGCTGATGCTGTGTCAACGCTCGGCCGATGGGTGCGTGAATTCATTGTCAATGTCGGTTTTGCCACCCGCACATTCTTTGCCATGCTCGCTGCATCCGTCGGATTGTTGCGCCGTCCGCGCCTGATCACTGACCAGATTCATTTCATCGGCAATTATTCGCTGGTGATCATTGCGGTTTCCGGTTTGTTCGTCGGCTTCGTGCTCGGCTTGCAAGGCTATTACACGCTCAACAAGTACGGCTCCGAACAGGCTCTGGGCTTGCTGGTCGCACTGTCGCTGACGCGCGAGCTGGGTCCGGTGGTGACTGCGCTGCTGTTCGCCGGGCGCGCCGGCACCTCGCTGACGGCAGAAATCGGCTTGATGAAAGCAGGCGAACAACTGTCAGCCATGGAAATGATGGCGATCAACCCATTGCAGCGCGTGGTCGCGCCGCGCTTCTGGGCCGGCGTGGTGGCGATGCCGATCCTGGCCACGATATTCAGCGCGGTCGGCATCTTCGGCGGCTATGTCGTCGGTGTGCAATTGATCGGCGTCGATGAAGGTGCGTTCTGGTCGCAGATGCAGGCGGGCGTCGATGTCTGGAAGGATGTGGCGAATGGTGTGCTGAAAAGCATCGTGTTCGGATTCGCGGTCACGTTCATCGCCTTGTACCAGGGTTATGAAGCCAGCCCGACGCCCGAGGGTGTGGCGCGGGCGACGACGCGCACCGTGGTCATCGCTTCGTTGAGTGTGCTATGGCTGGACTTTTTGCTGACCGCTCTTATGTTTAATTAA
- a CDS encoding ABC transporter permease: MIGFQTLFYKEVLRFWKVATQTITAPIVTAMLYLLIFGHVLEEHVQVYPDVRYTAFLVPGLVMMSVLQNAFANSSSSLIQSKITGNLVFVLLPPLSHWELYGAYVLASVVRGLAVGAGVFIITAWFAKLSFVAPWWIVVFALLGAAMLGTMGLIAGIWAEKFDQLAAFQNFLIMPATFLSGVFYSIHSLPPFWQGVSRFNPFFYMIDGFRYGFFGQSDVDPLVSFTIVTIFFLLLASLAIRLLKSGYKLRH; the protein is encoded by the coding sequence ATGATTGGCTTCCAGACCTTGTTCTACAAGGAAGTGCTGCGTTTCTGGAAAGTCGCGACGCAGACCATTACCGCGCCGATCGTGACGGCGATGCTGTATCTGCTGATCTTCGGCCACGTGCTGGAAGAGCACGTCCAGGTCTATCCCGACGTGCGCTACACGGCCTTCCTGGTGCCCGGGCTGGTGATGATGAGCGTGCTGCAGAATGCCTTCGCCAACAGCTCTTCCTCGCTGATCCAATCCAAGATCACCGGCAACCTGGTGTTCGTGCTGCTGCCGCCGCTGTCGCACTGGGAGCTGTACGGCGCTTATGTGCTGGCGTCGGTGGTACGCGGGCTGGCGGTCGGTGCCGGCGTGTTCATCATCACCGCATGGTTTGCCAAGCTGTCGTTCGTCGCGCCGTGGTGGATTGTGGTGTTCGCGCTGCTCGGGGCGGCCATGCTCGGCACGATGGGCTTGATCGCCGGCATCTGGGCAGAAAAATTCGACCAACTGGCCGCATTCCAGAATTTCCTGATCATGCCGGCAACCTTCCTGTCCGGCGTGTTTTACTCGATTCATTCGCTACCGCCATTCTGGCAGGGCGTTTCGCGTTTCAACCCGTTTTTTTATATGATTGACGGCTTCCGGTACGGCTTTTTCGGCCAGTCCGATGTGGACCCGCTGGTCAGCTTTACCATCGTCACCATATTCTTCCTGCTGCTGGCCAGCCTGGCCATCCGGCTTTTGAAGAGTGGCTACAAGTTGCGCCACTGA
- a CDS encoding STAS domain-containing protein: protein MFRPALTLTVSNAKTVLEDGLRAIGAGQVAFDLAEVTVVDSAAVATLLAWQRAARRKGTPLEFRNLPVNLQGLLELYGVAELLHAASPAEPRADLLHH from the coding sequence ATGTTCCGTCCCGCATTGACGCTCACTGTCAGCAACGCGAAAACCGTGCTGGAAGACGGTTTGCGCGCCATCGGAGCGGGGCAGGTGGCGTTCGATCTGGCGGAGGTGACGGTGGTCGATTCGGCCGCCGTCGCGACGCTGCTCGCCTGGCAGCGCGCGGCGCGGCGCAAGGGGACGCCGCTTGAATTTCGCAACCTTCCCGTCAATCTGCAAGGCCTGCTTGAACTGTATGGCGTGGCCGAGTTGCTGCACGCCGCTTCTCCCGCCGAACCGCGCGCCGATCTGTTGCACCATTGA
- the mlaD gene encoding outer membrane lipid asymmetry maintenance protein MlaD, giving the protein MQRKSLDLWVGLFVLLGAAALLFLAMKAGNMSSLSFEKTYPVITKFDNIGGLKPRAPVKSAGVVVGRVAEIRFDDKSYQAIVTLNMESGYKFPKDTSAKILTSGLLGEQYIGLEAGGDTENLVAGDRIKMTQSAVVLENLISQFLYSKAAEGKEGSK; this is encoded by the coding sequence ATGCAACGAAAATCACTAGACTTGTGGGTTGGCCTGTTCGTGCTGCTGGGTGCGGCGGCCTTGCTGTTCCTCGCGATGAAAGCCGGCAACATGAGTTCGCTGTCGTTCGAGAAAACCTATCCGGTCATCACCAAATTCGACAATATCGGCGGCCTCAAGCCGCGCGCCCCGGTCAAGAGCGCCGGCGTGGTGGTGGGGCGCGTTGCAGAAATTCGCTTCGACGACAAAAGTTATCAGGCAATCGTGACGTTAAACATGGAAAGCGGTTACAAGTTCCCCAAGGATACGTCCGCCAAGATTCTCACGTCCGGCTTGCTGGGCGAACAATACATTGGTCTGGAAGCCGGCGGCGATACCGAAAATCTGGTGGCTGGCGACAGGATCAAAATGACGCAATCGGCCGTGGTGCTGGAGAACCTGATCAGCCAGTTCCTCTACAGCAAAGCGGCAGAAGGAAAGGAAGGCAGTAAATAA
- a CDS encoding glutamate synthase subunit beta, with amino-acid sequence MGKVTGFLEFQRLQEASEAPQSRKKHYKEFTVHLSDADAKIQGARCMDCGIPFCNNGCPVNNIIPDWNDLVYHGNYREALDSLHSTNNFPEFTGRICPAPCESACTLGINSDPVGIKSIEHFIIDKGWASGWVMPQVPASKTGKKVAVVGSGPAGLAAAQQLARVGHDVTVFEKNDRVGGLLRYGIPDFKMEKSHIDRRVEQMKAEGVSFRTGVLVGKDFPANVTNWAKETISPEQLNKEFDAIVIAGGAEQPRDLPVPGRDLKGVHFAMDFLPLQNKVNAGDKLKDQLLATGKHVVVIGGGDTGSDCVGTSNRHGAASVAQFELLPQPPEQENKPLVWPYWPTKLRTSSSHEEGCERDWAVATKRLEGKNGKVEKLIAARVEWKDGKMVEVPDSEFEMKADLVLLAMGFVSPVQQVLDAFGVEKDMRGNAKATTDGEGCYKTSADKVFAAGDMRRGQSLVVWAIREGRQCARAVDEFLMGSSVLPR; translated from the coding sequence ATGGGAAAAGTAACCGGCTTTCTGGAATTCCAGCGCCTGCAAGAAGCGAGCGAAGCACCGCAATCGCGCAAGAAGCACTACAAGGAATTCACCGTTCACCTCTCCGACGCGGATGCGAAAATCCAGGGCGCGCGCTGCATGGATTGCGGCATTCCGTTCTGCAACAACGGCTGCCCGGTCAATAACATCATCCCCGACTGGAATGATCTGGTTTATCACGGCAACTACCGCGAAGCGCTGGACAGCCTGCACTCGACCAACAACTTCCCGGAATTCACCGGCCGCATCTGCCCGGCACCCTGTGAATCCGCCTGCACGCTCGGCATCAACAGCGACCCGGTCGGCATCAAGTCGATCGAGCATTTCATCATCGACAAGGGCTGGGCCAGCGGCTGGGTCATGCCGCAAGTGCCGGCATCGAAGACCGGCAAGAAGGTCGCCGTGGTCGGCTCCGGCCCCGCAGGTCTGGCCGCCGCGCAGCAGTTGGCGCGCGTCGGCCATGACGTGACCGTGTTCGAAAAGAACGACCGCGTCGGCGGCCTGCTGCGTTACGGCATCCCTGACTTCAAGATGGAAAAGTCGCACATCGACCGCCGCGTCGAACAGATGAAGGCCGAAGGTGTGAGCTTCCGCACCGGCGTCCTGGTCGGCAAGGATTTTCCCGCCAACGTCACCAACTGGGCCAAGGAAACCATCTCGCCGGAACAGCTCAATAAGGAATTCGACGCCATCGTCATCGCCGGCGGCGCGGAACAGCCGCGCGACCTGCCGGTGCCGGGGCGCGACCTGAAGGGCGTGCATTTTGCGATGGATTTCCTGCCGTTGCAAAACAAGGTCAATGCCGGCGACAAGCTGAAAGATCAGCTTCTCGCGACTGGCAAGCACGTGGTCGTGATCGGTGGCGGCGACACCGGTTCCGACTGCGTCGGCACGTCCAATCGCCACGGCGCAGCATCGGTCGCTCAATTCGAATTGCTGCCGCAACCGCCGGAGCAGGAAAACAAGCCGCTGGTGTGGCCGTACTGGCCGACCAAGCTGCGCACCTCCTCGTCGCATGAGGAAGGTTGCGAGCGCGATTGGGCGGTCGCCACCAAGCGCCTCGAAGGCAAGAATGGCAAGGTCGAGAAGCTGATCGCGGCGCGCGTCGAATGGAAGGACGGCAAGATGGTCGAGGTGCCGGATTCCGAATTCGAGATGAAAGCCGACCTGGTGCTGCTGGCGATGGGTTTCGTCTCGCCGGTGCAGCAAGTGCTGGACGCATTCGGCGTCGAGAAGGACATGCGCGGCAATGCGAAGGCGACAACTGATGGCGAGGGCTGTTACAAGACCTCGGCCGACAAGGTGTTTGCCGCGGGCGATATGCGCCGCGGCCAGTCGCTGGTGGTGTGGGCGATTCGGGAGGGCCGTCAGTGCGCCCGCGCGGTCGACGAATTCCTGATGGGATCGAGCGTGCTGCCGCGTTAA
- a CDS encoding BolA family protein codes for MLPTPELVKSYIAAGLDCAHLEVEGDGQHFNAVIVSAAFAGKRLIQRHQLVYAALGDRMREEIHALSMKTLTPEEFQK; via the coding sequence ATGTTGCCCACACCAGAGCTTGTCAAAAGCTATATCGCAGCCGGTCTTGACTGCGCCCACCTGGAAGTCGAAGGCGACGGCCAGCATTTCAACGCCGTCATCGTGTCCGCCGCCTTTGCCGGCAAACGCCTGATCCAGCGCCATCAACTCGTCTATGCCGCGCTCGGCGACCGCATGCGCGAAGAGATCCACGCGCTGTCGATGAAAACCCTCACACCGGAAGAATTCCAGAAATAA
- a CDS encoding MlaA family lipoprotein: MSRVIRGSVALALTIAISGCATTNPKDPLEPYNRAVFTFNDKLDEVALKPTAQLYSTLPTFVQIGVGNFFGNLGDVWTAANNLMQGKVTDGVSDVMRVTVNTFFGFGGLLDWGTEAGLIKHREDFGQTLGRWGVQSGPYVVLPLLGASTLRDTIAYPIDIYGDPWEAVTSVSVRNTGYLVRLIDRRAALLDASSLLEDAALDRYEFVRDAYMQRRESLVRDGESPRTSYELDDPAKTEASAANQNHGEAQADVKQSNPAISQRGEPAGKSVVEKEQGAALVSHAAVVATESAK; encoded by the coding sequence ATGAGTCGTGTTATTCGAGGCAGTGTCGCACTGGCGTTGACGATCGCCATCAGCGGCTGCGCCACGACCAATCCCAAGGATCCGCTGGAGCCATACAACCGTGCGGTCTTCACCTTCAACGACAAGCTCGATGAAGTCGCCCTGAAGCCGACGGCGCAGCTGTACAGCACCTTGCCCACCTTCGTGCAAATCGGCGTCGGCAACTTTTTCGGCAATCTCGGCGATGTCTGGACAGCGGCCAATAATCTGATGCAAGGCAAGGTGACCGACGGCGTGTCGGACGTCATGCGCGTCACGGTCAATACCTTCTTCGGCTTCGGTGGCCTGCTGGACTGGGGAACCGAAGCCGGCCTGATCAAACACCGGGAAGACTTCGGCCAGACGCTCGGCCGCTGGGGCGTGCAGTCCGGCCCGTATGTCGTGCTGCCGCTCCTCGGCGCGTCCACCTTGCGCGATACGATCGCCTACCCCATCGACATCTACGGCGATCCGTGGGAAGCCGTCACGTCGGTCAGCGTACGCAATACGGGGTATCTGGTCCGTCTGATCGACCGCCGCGCCGCGCTTCTGGATGCCTCGAGCCTGCTCGAAGACGCCGCGCTGGATCGTTACGAGTTTGTGCGCGATGCCTACATGCAGCGACGCGAAAGCCTAGTCAGGGATGGCGAATCGCCTCGCACGTCTTACGAACTGGACGATCCGGCAAAGACAGAGGCCAGTGCTGCCAATCAGAATCATGGCGAGGCGCAAGCGGACGTGAAGCAGAGCAATCCGGCCATTTCGCAGCGCGGGGAACCCGCCGGTAAATCTGTTGTCGAAAAGGAACAGGGCGCGGCGCTGGTCAGCCATGCTGCCGTCGTTGCAACGGAGAGTGCTAAATAA
- the murA gene encoding UDP-N-acetylglucosamine 1-carboxyvinyltransferase, translating to MDKLLIAGGKRLSGEITISGAKNAALPILCAGLLTADTVELSNVPNLHDVDTMLKLLRQMGLRAEHLGDKVVMNGNAIDKLEAPYEMVKTMRASILVLGPLVARFGEAKVSLPGGCAIGSRPVDQHIKGLQAMGAEISIEAGYIHAKAKKLKGTRIVTDMITVTGTENLLMAAVLAEGETILENAAREPEVTDLANLLAAMGAKIDGIGTDRLVVQGVDKLHGASHAVIADRIETGTFLCAVAAAGGDVTLKNTRSDILDVALDKLREAGVILTSGPDWIRVQMAARPRAVSFRTTEYPGFPTDMQAQFMALNCIADGSSRVTETIFENRFMHVQELNRLGASIAIDGHTATVQGVDKLVGAPVMATDLRASASLVIAALAAQGQTLIDRIYHLDRGYDRMEVKLSAVGADIQRVN from the coding sequence ATGGACAAACTGCTTATTGCCGGCGGCAAGCGCCTGTCCGGCGAGATCACGATTTCCGGCGCGAAGAATGCCGCGCTGCCGATCCTGTGCGCCGGCTTGCTGACCGCGGATACCGTCGAACTGTCGAACGTGCCGAATCTGCACGATGTCGACACCATGCTGAAACTGCTGCGCCAGATGGGCTTGCGCGCGGAACACCTCGGCGACAAGGTGGTGATGAACGGCAACGCCATCGACAAGCTGGAAGCGCCGTATGAAATGGTGAAAACCATGCGCGCATCGATCCTGGTGCTGGGGCCCTTGGTGGCGCGCTTCGGCGAGGCGAAAGTCTCGCTGCCCGGCGGTTGCGCCATCGGCTCGCGTCCGGTCGATCAGCACATCAAGGGCTTGCAGGCGATGGGCGCGGAAATCAGCATCGAAGCCGGCTACATTCACGCCAAGGCGAAGAAGCTCAAAGGCACGCGCATCGTTACCGACATGATCACGGTCACCGGCACGGAAAACCTGCTGATGGCGGCCGTTCTGGCGGAGGGCGAAACCATCCTCGAAAACGCCGCGCGCGAACCGGAAGTGACCGATCTTGCCAACCTGCTGGCGGCGATGGGCGCGAAGATCGACGGCATCGGCACCGACCGGCTGGTGGTGCAGGGCGTGGACAAGCTGCATGGCGCATCTCATGCCGTCATTGCCGATCGCATCGAAACCGGCACCTTCCTGTGCGCGGTCGCGGCGGCGGGCGGCGACGTCACGCTGAAGAACACCCGCAGCGACATTCTCGATGTCGCGCTCGACAAGCTGCGCGAAGCCGGCGTGATCCTGACCTCCGGTCCCGACTGGATTCGCGTGCAGATGGCGGCGCGGCCCAGGGCGGTCAGCTTCCGCACCACCGAGTATCCGGGCTTCCCGACCGACATGCAGGCGCAATTCATGGCCCTGAACTGCATCGCCGACGGCAGCAGCCGCGTCACCGAAACGATCTTCGAGAACCGCTTCATGCATGTGCAGGAATTGAACCGCCTCGGCGCGTCGATTGCGATCGACGGCCATACCGCGACCGTGCAGGGCGTCGACAAACTGGTCGGCGCACCCGTGATGGCAACCGACCTGCGTGCCAGTGCCTCGCTGGTGATCGCCGCGCTGGCAGCGCAAGGGCAGACCCTGATCGACCGCATCTACCATCTGGACCGTGGCTACGATCGCATGGAAGTCAAACTGTCTGCCGTCGGCGCCGACATTCAGCGGGTGAACTGA
- a CDS encoding ABC transporter ATP-binding protein produces MPNLVEIRDLHFSYGARPILSELRMDFPRGKVIAVMGGSGSGKTTILRLIGGQLHPQSGTINVDGQMVQTLGTPALYALRRKMGMLFQHGALFTDLTVFENVAFPLREHTDLPEELIRDLVLMKLHAVGLRNAAQLKPAEISGGMARRVALARAIALDPQLIMYDEPFAGLDPISMGVTANLIRRLNDVLGSTSILVSHDVHESFSIADYVYFLSQGKIVAQGTPAEMLASSDPYVKQFVHAEPDGPVPFHYAGKSLADDLGLGARG; encoded by the coding sequence GTGCCCAATCTTGTCGAAATCCGCGATTTGCATTTTTCCTATGGAGCGCGTCCGATCCTGTCGGAGCTCCGCATGGATTTCCCGCGAGGCAAGGTAATCGCTGTCATGGGCGGCTCCGGCTCAGGCAAGACAACCATTCTCCGCCTGATCGGCGGACAGCTGCATCCGCAATCGGGCACCATCAATGTCGATGGACAAATGGTGCAGACGCTCGGCACACCGGCGCTGTACGCGCTGCGCCGCAAGATGGGCATGCTGTTCCAGCACGGCGCCTTGTTCACCGACCTCACCGTATTCGAAAACGTCGCGTTCCCGTTGCGCGAACATACCGATCTGCCGGAAGAATTGATCCGCGATCTGGTGTTGATGAAATTGCATGCGGTCGGCTTGCGCAACGCCGCGCAATTGAAACCGGCCGAGATTTCCGGCGGCATGGCGCGCCGCGTTGCGCTGGCGCGCGCCATCGCGCTCGATCCGCAGCTCATCATGTATGACGAGCCGTTTGCCGGGCTCGATCCGATTTCGATGGGCGTGACCGCAAACCTGATCCGCCGCTTGAACGACGTGCTGGGCTCGACCTCGATTCTCGTGTCGCACGACGTGCATGAATCGTTTTCAATCGCCGACTACGTGTATTTTCTGTCACAGGGAAAAATCGTGGCGCAAGGCACCCCTGCCGAAATGCTTGCCTCCAGCGATCCCTACGTGAAGCAGTTCGTGCATGCCGAGCCGGATGGCCCGGTACCGTTCCATTATGCGGGCAAGTCGCTGGCCGACGATTTGGGACTGGGAGCGCGCGGATGA
- the hisG gene encoding ATP phosphoribosyltransferase, which produces MSQQLTLALSKGRIFEETMPLLQAAGITVTEDPETSRKLILPTNDPDVRVIIVRASDVPTYVQYGAADFGVAGKDVLLEHGGEGLYQPIDLNIAKCRMSVAVPTGFDYASAVRQGARLRVATKYVETARQHFASKGVHVDLIKLYGSMELAPLVGLSDAIVDLVSTGSTLRANHLLEVEHIMEISSRLVVNQAALKIKRERLRPILEAFENASKGR; this is translated from the coding sequence ATGAGCCAACAACTGACACTCGCGCTGTCGAAAGGCCGCATTTTCGAAGAGACGATGCCGTTGCTGCAGGCGGCCGGCATCACCGTCACCGAAGATCCGGAAACCTCGCGCAAGCTGATCCTGCCGACCAATGATCCGGACGTGCGCGTCATCATCGTGCGCGCCTCCGACGTGCCGACCTACGTGCAGTACGGCGCGGCGGACTTCGGCGTGGCCGGCAAGGATGTGTTGCTGGAACATGGCGGCGAAGGCCTGTACCAGCCGATCGACCTGAACATCGCGAAATGCCGCATGTCGGTCGCGGTGCCGACCGGTTTTGATTACGCCAGCGCGGTGCGACAGGGGGCGCGCCTGCGCGTCGCCACCAAGTATGTGGAAACCGCGCGCCAGCATTTTGCCTCCAAGGGCGTGCACGTCGACCTGATCAAGCTGTACGGGTCGATGGAACTGGCCCCGCTGGTCGGTTTGTCCGATGCCATCGTCGATCTGGTCAGCACCGGCAGCACGCTGCGTGCCAACCATCTGCTCGAAGTCGAGCACATCATGGAAATCTCGTCGCGCCTCGTCGTCAATCAGGCGGCGCTGAAGATCAAGCGCGAGCGCCTGCGCCCGATTCTGGAAGCATTCGAAAACGCATCGAAAGGCCGGTGA